From Oncorhynchus mykiss isolate Arlee chromosome 25, USDA_OmykA_1.1, whole genome shotgun sequence, a single genomic window includes:
- the LOC118944255 gene encoding cannabinoid receptor type 1A-like, with protein sequence MLHNLPSNWTAMKSALDGIADTTFRTITDGLQYLGSNNVSYSDPSIESGFAKTGFHLEKAHSAPLRNYFPRVARDEELIFNSIYQTNFSDLVGNGTFVDSGDSIQCGENSVDMECFMILTPSQQLVVAIMALTLGTFTVLENLIVLCVILYSSTLRCRPSYHFIGSLAVADLLGSVIFVYSFLDFHVLHRKDSPNVFLFKLGGVIASFSASVGSLFLTAIDRYISIHRPMAYKRIVTKTKAVIAFCMMWTISIVIAVLPLLGWNCKQLNSVCSDIFPLIDVKYLMFWIGMTSVLLLFIIYAYMFILWKAHHHAVRMMSRHSQKSIIVYTAHGTKVQTMRPEQARMDIRLAKTLVLILVVLVICWGPVLAIMVYDLFWKMNNFIKTVFAFCSMLCLLNSTINPIIYALRSKDLRLAFLNICQTCRGTSQLLDNSAESDCHSRSVKGTATAYKSTASCANTTVKLAKVTLLVSPETTASTIM encoded by the coding sequence ATGTTACATAATTTACCTTCCAACTGGACAGCCATGAAGTCTGCTCTGGATGGAATAGCTGACACCACTTTCCGAACAATAACTGATGGTTTGCAATATCTTGGCTCCAACAATGTAAGCTACAGTGACCCATCCATAGAGTCTGGCTTTGCCAAGACTGGATTCCATTTAGAGAAGGCTCACTCTGCCCCACTTAGAAACTACTTCCCTCGAGTAGCTAGAGACGAGGAGCTCATCTTTAACTCCATTTACCAGACCAACTTCTCTGATCTGGTTGGCAATGGGACCTTTGTGGACAGCGGGGATTCTATCCAATGCGGGGAGAACTCTGTGGACATGGAGTGCTTCATGATTCTGACCCCCAGCCAGCAGTTGGTAGTAGCGATCATGGCACTCACCCTGGGAACCTTCACAGTGCTGGAGAACCTTATCGTACTGTGTGTGATCCTCTACTCCAGCACCCTGCGCTGTCGGCCCTCCTACCACTTCATAGGAAGCCTGGCTGTGGCCGACCTTCTGGGCAGTGTCATATTTGTGTACAGTTTCTTGGACTTCCATGTGCTACACCGGAAGGACAGCCCCAATGTGTTTCTCTTTAAGCTTGGTGGGGTCATCGCCTCTTTCAGTGCCTCTGTGGGCAGTCTCTTTCTCACAGCCATAGACCGCTACATCTCCATCCACAGGCCCATGGCTTACAAGCGGATCGTCACCAAGACAAAGGCTGTCATCGCCTTCTGCATGATGTGGACTATCTCAATTGTCATCGCGGTGCTCCCCCTACTGGGCTGGAACTGTAAGCAACTGAACTCAGTGTGCTCTGACATTTTCCCACTCATCGACGTGAAGTACCTGATGTTCTGGATAGGGATGACCAGTGTGCTGctgctgtttatcatctatgcctACATGTTCATCCTGTGGAAGGCCCACCACCACGCCGTGCGCATGATGAGCCGCCACTCCCAGAAGAGCATCATCGTCTACACAGCGCATGGCACCAAGGTACAGACAATGCGACCCGAGCAGGCCCGCATGGACATCCGCCTGGCCAAGACCTTAGTGCTGATTCTGGTGGTCCTCGTCATCTGCTGGGGCCCTGTGCTGGCCATCATGGTCTACGACCTGTTCTGGAAGATGAACAACTTTATCAAGACGGTTTTTGCCTTCTGCAGCATGCTCTGCCTGCTCAACTCCACCATCAACCCCATCATCTACGCCCTGAGGAGTAAGGACCTGCGCCTGGCCTTTCTTAACATCTGTCAGACATGCAGGGGAACTTCTCAACTACTGGACAACAGTGCTGAGTCCGATTGCCACAGCAGGAGCGTAAAAGGCACAGCCACGGCCTACAAATCCACGGCTAGCTGTGCAAACACCACTGTGAAATTGGCCAAAGTTACCCTTTTGGTCTCCCCCGAGACAACTGCGTCTACCATCATGTGA